One region of Flavobacterium sp. KACC 22763 genomic DNA includes:
- a CDS encoding O-antigen ligase family protein yields MKNKKRSLSYTFLVLIHVIIGLVIFILPFLSKIYALLIPIIGLSIVIRNQNRNNEVIYVAAYLVGVEVFLRMTGGNFNNEYVKFLVIFFMIIGMFYSNFSIRSFLYVVFLLLLIPGILVAASVENLGFDLKKAVAFNLSGSFCLAIASMYMYKKKLLFPKLQNVIIAMGLPIISTVVYLFLYNPSVRDVVTGTQSNFETSGGFGPNQVSTILGLGIFVFFSQLVLFSKTKKEIILNTILLIAVSYRGIATFSRGGVITGVVMILCVLLLLFSFSNDRGRRKIALVFLLVGVLGIGIFSYASLQTYGLIEKRYANQDAKGRIKKDRLGGREAVIDTDLKLFVDNPILGIGVGMGKEIRKESLGQAVAAHSEISRLLSEHGLFGIFSFLILLFAPFAVYINNREHIYFFSFFLFWLLTINHAAMRIAAPAFVYALCLLSVQLKIPEETEN; encoded by the coding sequence ATGAAAAATAAAAAGAGATCATTGTCATATACCTTTCTTGTTTTGATTCATGTAATCATAGGATTGGTTATTTTTATTTTGCCATTTTTATCTAAAATTTATGCACTTTTAATTCCTATCATAGGGCTTTCGATTGTTATTCGAAATCAGAATCGAAATAATGAAGTAATTTATGTGGCAGCATATCTCGTAGGAGTAGAGGTTTTTTTGAGAATGACTGGTGGTAATTTTAATAACGAATATGTAAAATTTCTCGTCATTTTTTTTATGATAATTGGGATGTTCTATAGTAATTTCTCAATAAGATCATTTTTATATGTTGTTTTTCTGCTTTTATTAATTCCGGGAATTTTAGTTGCAGCTTCTGTCGAAAATCTTGGTTTTGATCTTAAAAAGGCTGTAGCTTTTAACTTGTCAGGTTCGTTTTGTTTAGCGATTGCTTCTATGTATATGTACAAAAAAAAGCTATTGTTCCCAAAATTGCAAAATGTAATAATAGCAATGGGTCTTCCAATTATTTCAACAGTTGTTTACTTGTTTTTATATAATCCTAGTGTGAGAGATGTAGTAACAGGAACTCAATCTAATTTTGAAACTTCAGGGGGATTCGGTCCTAATCAAGTATCTACAATTTTAGGATTGGGAATATTTGTTTTTTTTTCGCAATTGGTTCTTTTTTCAAAAACAAAAAAAGAAATAATACTAAATACTATTTTATTAATAGCAGTAAGTTATCGAGGTATTGCGACATTTTCACGAGGAGGAGTAATAACGGGAGTTGTAATGATTCTTTGTGTGCTGCTTTTGCTTTTTTCTTTTTCAAATGATCGAGGCAGAAGGAAAATTGCCTTGGTTTTTTTATTAGTAGGAGTTCTCGGCATAGGAATATTCTCGTATGCCTCTTTACAAACTTATGGGCTTATTGAAAAAAGATATGCAAATCAAGATGCTAAAGGGAGAATAAAAAAAGATCGATTAGGAGGAAGAGAGGCTGTTATTGATACAGATTTAAAACTGTTTGTAGATAATCCAATTTTGGGTATTGGAGTAGGAATGGGAAAAGAAATTAGAAAAGAATCTTTAGGGCAAGCAGTAGCAGCTCACAGCGAGATTTCACGTTTACTCAGCGAACATGGATTATTTGGTATATTTAGTTTTCTTATTTTACTTTTTGCGCCTTTTGCTGTTTATATAAATAATAGAGAGCATATATATTTTTTCTCTTTTTTTCTCTTTTGGCTATTAACAATAAATCATGCGGCAATGCGAATTGCGGCTCCTGCTTTTGTGTATGCATTATGTCTTCTTTCTGTGCAACTAAAAATTCCTGAAGAAACAGAAAATTAA
- a CDS encoding glycosyltransferase, with protein sequence MRVLQIIDSLEPGGAERMAVNYANALSKKIEFSGLISTRKQGVLLEEIDEKVSFLFLRKAKKIDIKSILKLKEYIKKNGINVVHAHSSSFFLAILVKLISPKIVIVWHDHYGISQDLSARKNLSLKIGSLFFGGVISVNLDLKNWAKSYLLCSNIIYLPNFIDESTNSDEKLNLEGCEDKRIVCVANLRPQKNHELLIDSANLIKEKYPDWTFHVFGKDFEDDYSNKLRKLIEDLKLQKTIFFYGTTNNISSALKQSQIAVLPSLSEGLPLAILEYGLNKLPVISTNVGQISNVISSDKEGIIIESNNLKQLVAAIEKLILDQKYRENLGLTLYNKIKLNFIEEKVTDNYLMWLNSCTIPAIKNGKSTIK encoded by the coding sequence ATGAGGGTGCTACAAATAATAGACTCTTTAGAACCAGGAGGAGCAGAAAGAATGGCAGTTAATTATGCAAATGCATTATCAAAAAAAATCGAATTCTCAGGACTCATATCAACTAGAAAGCAAGGAGTGCTTTTAGAAGAAATAGATGAAAAGGTTTCTTTTTTGTTTCTGAGAAAAGCAAAAAAGATTGATATAAAATCAATTTTAAAATTAAAGGAATACATAAAAAAGAATGGAATAAATGTGGTTCATGCTCATAGTTCTTCTTTCTTTTTAGCAATATTAGTAAAATTAATTTCACCAAAAATTGTGATTGTCTGGCATGATCACTATGGAATCTCTCAAGATTTATCAGCAAGAAAAAATTTAAGCTTAAAAATAGGGTCACTTTTTTTTGGAGGAGTCATTTCTGTAAATTTGGATTTAAAGAATTGGGCAAAAAGTTATTTGTTATGCTCAAATATTATTTATTTACCAAACTTTATTGATGAATCAACGAATAGTGATGAAAAACTAAATTTGGAAGGTTGTGAAGATAAAAGAATTGTTTGTGTAGCAAATTTACGTCCACAAAAAAACCATGAATTATTAATTGATTCGGCAAATTTAATAAAGGAAAAATATCCAGATTGGACTTTCCATGTTTTCGGAAAGGATTTTGAGGATGATTACTCTAATAAGCTGAGAAAGCTCATAGAGGATTTAAAATTACAAAAAACGATTTTCTTTTATGGAACAACAAATAATATTTCATCAGCTCTTAAACAATCACAGATTGCTGTACTGCCTTCATTGTCAGAAGGACTTCCATTAGCAATTCTAGAATACGGATTGAATAAGTTACCTGTAATAAGCACAAATGTTGGGCAGATTTCAAACGTAATTAGTTCAGATAAGGAAGGGATAATCATAGAGTCTAATAATCTTAAACAATTAGTAGCGGCAATTGAAAAACTTATTTTAGATCAGAAATATAGAGAAAATTTAGGATTAACGTTATATAATAAAATTAAATTGAATTTTATTGAAGAAAAAGTTACTGATAACTATCTTATGTGGTTAAATTCGTGTACTATTCCTGCTATTAAAAATGGCAAAAGCACCATAAAATGA
- a CDS encoding glycosyltransferase: MNFAIITHVSHIKSNNQYFGYAPYIREMNLWLKDVDEVTIVAHATQGNPTAIDTAYEHNNIDFYHVPSFNFVNAVNSVKSLLKLPKIFWNIFLAMKNADHIHLRCPGNMGLLGCIVQMFFPLKKKTAKYAGNWDPRSKQPIAYRLQKWILSNTFLTRNMQVLVYGEWENQSKNIKAFFTATYSESEKESLMRDNKSPETTFIFVGSLVLGKNPMYAIKLIEQLAKKDMKVLLHICGEGPERTNLEGYIKKKQLEKFVFLQGNKDKEALKEFYKKSHFVILPSRSEGWPKAIAEGMFWGCVPLTTSISCVPFMLNYGKRGVLLNMKLTEDLMQIEKLLVNKDDFFEKSDFAVKWAQNYTTDLFAIEIKNLLTK, encoded by the coding sequence ATGAATTTTGCAATTATTACCCATGTTTCTCATATTAAAAGCAATAATCAGTATTTTGGCTATGCTCCATATATCCGAGAAATGAATCTCTGGTTAAAAGATGTTGATGAGGTGACGATTGTAGCTCATGCAACACAAGGAAATCCGACAGCTATCGATACAGCATATGAGCATAATAATATTGATTTTTACCACGTTCCTAGTTTTAATTTTGTGAATGCTGTAAATAGTGTTAAGTCACTTTTAAAATTGCCAAAAATTTTTTGGAACATATTTTTAGCAATGAAAAATGCAGATCATATTCATTTAAGGTGTCCTGGGAATATGGGTTTGCTTGGCTGCATTGTTCAAATGTTTTTTCCTTTAAAGAAAAAAACAGCGAAATATGCTGGAAATTGGGATCCAAGGAGTAAACAACCTATAGCATATCGCTTGCAAAAATGGATATTAAGTAATACATTTCTTACTAGAAATATGCAGGTTTTAGTGTATGGTGAATGGGAAAATCAATCAAAAAACATCAAGGCTTTTTTCACGGCTACTTATTCTGAATCTGAAAAAGAGTCTCTAATGAGAGATAACAAAAGTCCCGAAACAACTTTTATTTTTGTTGGAAGTTTGGTTCTTGGAAAAAATCCAATGTATGCTATAAAACTAATTGAACAGTTAGCCAAAAAAGATATGAAAGTGTTACTTCATATTTGTGGTGAAGGACCTGAACGGACAAATTTAGAAGGTTATATAAAAAAAAAGCAACTTGAAAAGTTTGTTTTTTTACAAGGGAATAAGGATAAAGAAGCACTTAAAGAATTTTACAAGAAATCTCATTTTGTTATCCTACCATCGAGAAGTGAAGGATGGCCAAAGGCAATTGCTGAAGGAATGTTTTGGGGCTGTGTTCCCTTGACAACAAGTATTTCTTGTGTTCCTTTTATGTTAAATTATGGAAAAAGGGGAGTTTTGTTAAATATGAAATTGACGGAAGATTTAATGCAAATAGAAAAATTATTGGTAAATAAAGATGATTTTTTTGAGAAAAGCGATTTTGCAGTTAAGTGGGCTCAAAACTATACAACAGATTTGTTCGCAATAGAAATTAAAAATTTGCTAACAAAATGA
- a CDS encoding glycosyltransferase family 4 protein gives MRTILIAHNYTESSFAYMSYYLAKSMALEGNKVIFISHKPFFAKSFEEKMENGKLLVYSWPTEDRPVKFKDALWYSKLFLEHKPEVIISHFVNVNITAIISKLLSFNKAKVFPYYHTLSNQINKDVSTSSLKRNIKKYRKQLLYKWFANLVICPSELAKEDLKQCFFRKNSIKVLNPMKDRFSGKRTLNSSPIIVSYLGRLEPSKGVVELMEAFIAYKKKCKSSKIVLNIAGNGSQYIKILELSKEHDYIRIKGALPYNEIDQYLNKSHYTIIPSLIDNLPTVGLESMMNQTPLLISNNTGLANELEDGGDCFKFEPTFEEMLILFQRVENNKNNIAMGVNARKTYMEKFGIEEYCKKMKEVIES, from the coding sequence ATGAGAACAATCTTAATAGCACATAATTATACAGAAAGCTCATTTGCTTACATGAGTTATTATCTTGCTAAATCTATGGCTCTAGAGGGGAATAAAGTTATTTTCATTTCACATAAACCATTTTTCGCTAAGTCTTTTGAAGAAAAAATGGAAAATGGAAAATTACTTGTATATTCTTGGCCAACAGAAGACCGACCAGTAAAATTTAAGGATGCTCTTTGGTATTCAAAATTATTTTTAGAGCACAAGCCGGAAGTAATAATAAGTCATTTTGTAAATGTTAATATAACAGCTATCATTTCAAAACTCCTTTCATTCAATAAAGCTAAAGTTTTTCCTTATTATCACACATTATCAAATCAAATTAATAAAGACGTTTCAACTTCATCGCTTAAAAGAAATATAAAAAAGTATAGAAAACAATTGTTATACAAGTGGTTTGCTAATTTAGTTATATGTCCTTCTGAATTAGCAAAAGAAGATCTAAAACAATGTTTCTTCCGAAAAAATAGTATTAAAGTTCTTAATCCAATGAAGGATCGATTTTCAGGTAAAAGAACTTTAAATTCTTCTCCAATAATAGTTTCGTATTTGGGGCGCTTAGAGCCTTCAAAAGGAGTTGTTGAACTAATGGAAGCTTTTATAGCATATAAGAAAAAGTGTAAATCTTCGAAAATTGTATTAAATATCGCTGGTAATGGGAGTCAATATATCAAAATATTAGAACTAAGCAAAGAGCATGATTATATTAGAATTAAAGGAGCCTTGCCTTACAATGAAATAGATCAATATTTAAATAAAAGTCATTATACAATCATACCTTCTCTGATTGATAATTTACCAACGGTTGGTTTAGAATCAATGATGAACCAAACGCCTTTATTAATTTCAAATAATACTGGATTAGCAAATGAACTTGAAGATGGAGGGGATTGTTTTAAATTTGAACCAACATTTGAAGAAATGTTAATTTTGTTTCAAAGAGTAGAAAATAATAAAAATAACATTGCTATGGGGGTAAACGCGAGAAAAACATATATGGAAAAATTTGGAATTGAGGAGTATTGCAAAAAAATGAAAGAAGTAATCGAAAGTTGA
- a CDS encoding glycosyltransferase, producing MKIGILVYRMRGIGGIERITAEKINAWIEMFGYEVVLITKNETDLPVFYNINDKCKRYNLNISTKSSGGIRQYIKNIPKGIELYRQVKKILECENIDVLFTTMISMDSLIIPFIKKEIPKIAEIHRSNYACNNKGGGLKNLIINKYDKVVLLNNDEKGYYRLNNLVVIPNFIDHQSSKQRISIKKNIIIYAGRIVIEKQVNHLVDIWAALNSKNLGWEVHVYGDGNIKSLREKIVEKKIEQSFKVFPGTPEIKDKMQEAKIFVLMSKSEAFPMVLLEAMEAKLPIVSYDSPHGPKNIVSDGKDGFIVPLNDKIAFSEKLVLLMNDVLLREKFIENQEVKLGVFSKERVMNQWNDLVLELVCKN from the coding sequence ATGAAAATTGGTATTTTAGTATATAGAATGCGCGGTATCGGTGGAATTGAGCGTATTACTGCTGAAAAAATTAATGCTTGGATTGAAATGTTTGGCTATGAGGTAGTTTTAATAACCAAAAATGAAACTGATTTGCCTGTTTTTTATAATATAAATGATAAATGTAAACGTTATAATCTAAATATTTCGACAAAATCGAGCGGTGGAATTAGGCAGTATATAAAAAATATACCTAAAGGAATTGAGTTATATCGACAAGTAAAAAAAATCTTGGAGTGTGAAAATATTGATGTGTTGTTTACAACAATGATTAGTATGGATTCTCTAATTATTCCTTTTATAAAAAAGGAGATACCAAAAATCGCAGAAATTCATAGATCTAATTACGCTTGCAATAATAAAGGGGGGGGTCTAAAAAATCTAATTATCAATAAATATGATAAAGTTGTTTTACTAAATAACGATGAAAAGGGGTATTACAGATTGAATAATTTGGTGGTAATACCAAATTTTATTGATCATCAGAGTTCTAAACAGAGAATATCGATAAAGAAGAACATAATAATTTATGCAGGGAGAATAGTTATAGAAAAGCAAGTGAATCACTTGGTTGATATTTGGGCTGCTTTAAACTCTAAGAATTTAGGATGGGAAGTTCATGTTTATGGAGATGGTAATATTAAGAGCCTGCGTGAAAAAATTGTCGAAAAAAAGATAGAGCAAAGTTTTAAAGTTTTTCCAGGAACTCCTGAAATAAAGGATAAAATGCAAGAGGCTAAAATTTTTGTATTAATGTCCAAATCAGAAGCTTTTCCAATGGTTTTATTGGAAGCAATGGAAGCTAAACTTCCAATTGTTTCATATGATTCTCCTCATGGGCCCAAAAATATTGTTTCCGATGGAAAGGATGGTTTTATTGTTCCTTTGAATGATAAAATAGCTTTTTCGGAAAAATTAGTTTTGCTTATGAATGATGTTCTTCTTAGAGAAAAGTTTATTGAAAATCAAGAGGTTAAACTGGGCGTTTTCTCAAAAGAAAGAGTCATGAATCAATGGAATGATTTAGTTTTAGAATTAGTGTGTAAAAATTAG
- a CDS encoding glycosyltransferase family 4 protein, producing MHICFLTNEYPKEGFPHGGIGSFVKTLAVALVKKGIKVSVVGINYTFETEAQNIDGVDVYRLKPNKKKGLTWYFNSKAINSKLREIHKENPIQIVESSELGLAFISKIKAVKYIIRLHGGHHFFAESEKRKINKWKGFQEKRSFKKSDGFIAVSHYVKNHTGKYLSYDNKPIANISNPIDTEFFTPIESKQESENKIVFAGTVCEKKGVRQLIQSFPFVKREFPNATLEIYGRDWFFSDGSSYIKMLKEKEIPHLGKLAEDIHFHGAISYKDIPKVYSEASVCVFPSHMETQGLVAPEAMAMQKGVVFTKYGPGPEAIEDFVTGLLCDPYNPKDIAEKIIWIFSNTEKVKTMVEKARDFAYIKYGLDVILTQNIDFYKNIFKNK from the coding sequence ATGCATATCTGTTTCTTAACTAATGAATACCCTAAAGAAGGATTCCCACATGGAGGAATTGGCAGTTTTGTCAAGACATTGGCTGTAGCATTGGTAAAAAAGGGAATTAAAGTCTCTGTTGTCGGAATTAATTATACATTTGAAACTGAGGCTCAAAACATTGATGGCGTAGATGTTTATCGATTAAAGCCAAATAAAAAAAAAGGATTGACGTGGTATTTCAATTCTAAAGCAATCAATTCCAAACTTCGAGAAATTCATAAAGAAAATCCCATTCAGATTGTTGAATCTTCTGAACTAGGTCTTGCATTTATTTCCAAAATAAAAGCTGTAAAATATATTATTAGGCTTCACGGCGGACATCATTTTTTTGCCGAAAGCGAAAAAAGAAAGATTAATAAATGGAAAGGCTTTCAGGAAAAAAGATCATTTAAGAAAAGTGATGGTTTTATTGCGGTTTCACATTATGTAAAAAATCACACGGGGAAATATTTAAGTTACGATAATAAACCTATAGCTAACATAAGCAATCCTATTGATACAGAATTTTTTACTCCAATAGAAAGTAAACAGGAAAGTGAAAACAAAATTGTTTTTGCTGGCACAGTTTGCGAAAAGAAAGGGGTACGCCAATTAATCCAATCTTTTCCCTTTGTAAAAAGAGAATTTCCCAATGCAACTCTCGAAATTTATGGTAGAGATTGGTTTTTTTCAGATGGGAGCTCCTATATTAAAATGCTTAAAGAAAAAGAAATTCCGCATTTAGGCAAACTAGCAGAAGATATTCATTTCCACGGAGCTATTTCTTACAAAGATATACCGAAAGTATATTCTGAAGCTTCTGTATGTGTTTTTCCATCACATATGGAAACGCAGGGTTTGGTTGCACCTGAAGCAATGGCAATGCAGAAAGGGGTTGTTTTTACTAAATACGGACCTGGACCAGAGGCAATAGAAGATTTTGTTACGGGACTTTTGTGTGATCCATACAATCCAAAAGATATTGCAGAAAAAATTATTTGGATATTTTCAAATACTGAAAAGGTAAAAACAATGGTAGAAAAGGCTCGCGATTTTGCATATATAAAGTATGGTTTGGATGTTATCCTAACTCAGAATATTGATTTTTATAAAAACATATTTAAGAATAAATAA
- a CDS encoding CatB-related O-acetyltransferase yields MINTIRKMFWRFLGINYYDYLKGRRHVYLKDAKWADIGSKTYDNGAFVWKWFNGSSLHIGKYCSIANDVNFVCDSGYHTESQITSFPLFHEILEKDDNVIINKTSYAVKEITQQLKPLKSGIIVGNDVWIGMNVTILPGVKIGNGVTILAGAVVSEDIPDYAIVGGVPAKVIRFKHDKDNVEALNKISWWDWSEEKVKLNVNDFYLPVDTFIKKHS; encoded by the coding sequence ATGATCAATACTATAAGAAAAATGTTTTGGCGTTTCTTAGGAATAAACTATTATGATTATTTAAAAGGAAGACGTCATGTTTATCTAAAAGATGCGAAGTGGGCAGACATAGGGAGTAAGACTTATGATAATGGAGCCTTTGTTTGGAAATGGTTTAACGGCTCTTCATTACATATAGGTAAATATTGTTCTATTGCAAACGATGTGAACTTTGTATGTGATTCGGGTTATCACACCGAAAGTCAAATTACATCATTCCCTTTATTTCATGAAATTTTAGAAAAAGATGACAATGTAATAATTAATAAGACTTCATATGCTGTGAAGGAGATAACTCAACAACTAAAGCCTTTAAAAAGTGGTATTATTGTGGGTAATGATGTTTGGATTGGAATGAATGTAACCATTTTACCTGGAGTAAAAATTGGTAATGGGGTTACAATTCTGGCGGGAGCTGTAGTTTCTGAAGATATTCCAGATTATGCTATTGTTGGTGGTGTACCGGCAAAAGTGATTCGGTTTAAACATGATAAAGATAATGTAGAGGCTCTTAATAAGATTTCTTGGTGGGATTGGTCTGAAGAAAAAGTTAAATTGAACGTAAATGATTTTTATTTGCCAGTAGATACTTTTATTAAAAAACATTCATAA
- a CDS encoding MGDG synthase family glycosyltransferase, which yields MKKDKVLLLFPDGVGIRNYLYSNVFNNLDTDLILYHNFDPETIDVIKQNISLSQEILIPKYQESLKEKFWRELICLSRLYYNNSKVNNPTLLKNWNWNHKTFSKKIFYKVIEFLAPFFKQYSSIINLEKKYQKAIRKNPFYYEVKAFLEKSQPDIVFCSHQRALKAAPIFAAATDLKIKTTTVIYSWDNLPKARMALWADNYFVWSEYMKDELNLYYPEINSNQISVTGTPQFEFYEDNANIISKEVFYNTYNLNLDKKIICFSGDDTKTSPDDPKYLKDIAEEITKADLQHEYQILLRRCPVDFSERFDNVVSQYKDLIKEAPPLWYFSKSNEWNSVYPTLEDVKLLVSTAFYCDIVVNVGSTMAFDFGMFDKPCVFINYDQEKKTVDDWSVKTIYNYQHFRSMPNADAVIWLNRKEEIVDKIVFKRGWKSFEPLKKWSEILIGKNNDKASINISNVLEKFYKE from the coding sequence ATGAAAAAAGATAAGGTTTTATTATTGTTCCCAGACGGAGTTGGAATTCGAAACTATTTGTATTCAAATGTTTTTAATAATTTGGATACAGATTTGATTCTCTATCATAACTTTGATCCTGAAACAATTGATGTTATAAAGCAAAACATTTCATTAAGTCAAGAAATTTTGATTCCAAAATATCAGGAATCCTTAAAAGAGAAATTTTGGAGAGAGTTAATCTGTCTTTCAAGGCTATATTATAATAATTCAAAAGTAAATAATCCAACTTTGTTAAAGAATTGGAATTGGAATCATAAAACATTTTCAAAGAAAATATTTTATAAAGTAATTGAGTTCTTAGCTCCATTTTTTAAACAGTATTCTAGTATTATAAATTTGGAAAAAAAATACCAGAAAGCTATTCGTAAAAACCCTTTTTATTATGAGGTAAAAGCTTTCTTAGAAAAGTCTCAACCCGATATAGTCTTTTGCTCACATCAAAGAGCATTAAAAGCGGCGCCAATCTTTGCTGCGGCAACAGATTTAAAAATCAAAACTACAACTGTAATTTATTCATGGGACAATTTGCCAAAGGCTAGAATGGCTTTGTGGGCAGATAATTATTTCGTTTGGTCAGAATACATGAAGGACGAGTTGAATTTATATTATCCTGAAATTAACTCAAATCAGATTAGTGTTACAGGAACTCCACAGTTTGAATTTTATGAAGACAATGCTAATATTATTAGTAAAGAAGTTTTTTATAATACTTATAATTTAAATCTTGATAAGAAAATCATTTGTTTTTCTGGCGACGATACAAAAACCTCTCCGGATGATCCAAAATATTTGAAAGATATTGCAGAAGAAATTACAAAAGCAGATTTGCAACATGAATATCAGATCTTATTGAGACGATGCCCAGTTGATTTTTCGGAAAGATTTGATAATGTTGTAAGTCAGTATAAAGATTTAATTAAAGAAGCACCACCTTTATGGTATTTCAGTAAATCTAACGAATGGAATTCTGTTTATCCAACCCTGGAAGATGTTAAACTATTAGTCAGTACAGCATTTTATTGTGATATTGTCGTAAATGTTGGTTCTACAATGGCTTTTGATTTTGGGATGTTCGATAAGCCTTGTGTTTTCATTAATTATGATCAGGAAAAAAAAACAGTTGATGATTGGTCAGTAAAAACAATTTACAATTATCAGCACTTCCGAAGCATGCCAAATGCAGATGCAGTTATTTGGTTGAATAGAAAAGAGGAAATCGTTGATAAGATTGTTTTTAAAAGAGGATGGAAATCATTTGAGCCTTTGAAAAAATGGTCTGAAATTTTAATCGGAAAAAATAATGATAAGGCATCTATTAATATTTCTAATGTGCTAGAGAAATTTTATAAAGAGTAA
- a CDS encoding MBOAT family O-acyltransferase, translated as MFFNSIAFAIFLPIVFFLYWFVFNKNKSTQNALLIVASYYFYSCWDWRFLFLLVFSTFLDYYTGIQIEKGKSEKSRNFWFWLSITVNLGFLGVFKYYNFFASSFAELLTSAGFKASPLLLNVILPVGISFYTFHGLSYVIDIYFKRIKAEYNFVDYSLFVSYFPLLVAGPIERATHLLPQVKVKREFDFQTAKEGVYQIIWGLVKKVVIADTCAPYANAIFDNYTSMNSFSLIVGAIYFAFQIYGDFSGYSDIALGVSKLFGLDLLRNFNYPYFSRDIAEFWRRWHISLSSWFRDYLYIPLGGSKGGLWMKIRNTFIIFVVSGFWHGANWTYIAWGFINAVYFLPLLLSNSNRNNMDTIQLKFNFDSIKVFASILYTFVLTCIAWVFFRARTITDAISYLKRIITSKDFSFQYLDNERYSYELLLIIGVFVLIEWNNRSKIEPLSGKMSLLKTALAILAIMAFGTFSDYKEFIYFQF; from the coding sequence ATGTTTTTTAACTCTATAGCTTTTGCTATTTTTCTGCCAATCGTTTTCTTTCTATATTGGTTTGTTTTTAATAAAAACAAAAGCACGCAAAATGCATTGTTAATTGTTGCGAGCTATTATTTCTACTCATGCTGGGATTGGAGATTTTTATTTTTATTGGTTTTTTCAACTTTTCTGGATTACTATACAGGAATTCAAATTGAAAAAGGAAAATCTGAGAAAAGTCGAAATTTTTGGTTTTGGCTCAGTATCACAGTGAATCTTGGGTTTTTAGGGGTATTTAAATATTATAATTTCTTCGCTTCTTCTTTCGCAGAATTATTAACTTCAGCTGGATTTAAAGCAAGTCCTCTTTTATTGAATGTAATTCTTCCGGTTGGAATTTCATTTTATACATTTCACGGACTTTCGTATGTCATTGATATTTATTTCAAAAGAATAAAAGCTGAATACAATTTTGTAGATTATTCTTTATTTGTAAGCTATTTTCCACTTCTCGTTGCTGGACCTATAGAGAGAGCAACACATTTATTGCCTCAGGTTAAAGTAAAAAGAGAATTTGATTTTCAAACAGCGAAAGAAGGTGTTTATCAAATCATTTGGGGATTAGTAAAAAAAGTGGTTATCGCAGATACTTGTGCACCTTATGCGAATGCCATTTTTGATAATTACACTTCGATGAATTCTTTCTCACTTATTGTAGGAGCAATTTACTTCGCTTTTCAGATTTATGGAGATTTCTCAGGATATTCAGATATTGCTTTAGGAGTTTCAAAATTATTCGGTTTAGATCTGTTAAGGAATTTTAATTATCCCTATTTTTCGAGAGATATTGCAGAGTTTTGGCGCCGCTGGCATATTTCGCTTTCGTCATGGTTTCGAGACTATTTATATATACCATTGGGAGGGAGCAAAGGCGGGCTCTGGATGAAAATTAGAAATACCTTTATAATTTTTGTGGTCAGTGGTTTTTGGCATGGAGCAAATTGGACATATATTGCATGGGGATTTATAAATGCAGTCTACTTTCTGCCCTTACTTTTATCAAACAGCAATCGAAACAATATGGATACCATTCAATTGAAATTCAATTTTGATTCGATAAAAGTATTTGCCAGTATATTATACACATTCGTATTGACTTGCATCGCTTGGGTCTTTTTTAGAGCAAGAACAATAACAGATGCAATTTCATATCTAAAACGCATTATAACAAGTAAAGATTTCAGCTTTCAGTATCTCGATAATGAACGTTATAGTTATGAGCTGTTATTGATAATTGGGGTGTTTGTTTTAATCGAATGGAATAATCGTTCAAAAATAGAACCGCTTTCAGGAAAAATGAGCCTTTTAAAAACAGCTTTAGCCATTTTAGCGATAATGGCTTTTGGAACTTTCTCAGATTATAAAGAATTTATATACTTTCAGTTTTAA